The Ictalurus furcatus strain D&B chromosome 23, Billie_1.0, whole genome shotgun sequence genome includes the window TGGATGAATAATTGACAATGGAATCTTTTAAACCTGATGAACTTTAACGTCGTACCGCTCACTGACCAAAAGAGGCAACTAAAGGCACCGTGAGCACGTCCATCCTATTCGTTTTCAGGTTACGGGTAACGTGTGCGAACAGAGAAGTTCGTGTTGCGTACACGCTTAATTCGAATTCCTTTCGGTCGCCGAGCATCATCCTGTGTAAAACTGGATATCGCGTATTAAGGAGTATTTCGTTGACGTGAGGTAACGCGCGGTTTCTTCTCCTCCAGCGATATAGATGTAGCACAGCAGTTCACGCTGAACCAGAGTCGAGTAGAGGAGATCACCATGAGGGAGGAGGTGGGGAACATAAGCCTGATGAACGACGACCACTTTGGTAAGAATGAATTCAAGCAAAGAAGACACGGCGCCTGGTGTACCTATTCCGACGAATAATGAATTCAGCCTCGCTAAAGCACTTTGAGTTGTgttgcttatttattatttgtatttgacCTTCTGTAACCCGCTGTTTGTTAACGACAGGCGATTTTGGCATCGAGGACCGGGAGATCCTTAGGGAGGAGACTGCCTTTGAGGACACCGCTTTTATACACGGATCCTCCGCCTCCAACCTCCTGCTGGAGGCGGAGCCTGGCCCCGCCCACCTTCCCGACAAGTCGACTAACCTGGACTACGACGACTTCGGAGATAACAACCTGGAGAACAGCGACGGTGGGATACTCGGTAAGGACGATAACATTACTgattcattaaacattttagCACTTGCTTGTTTCATTTACTTAAGTACTTGGTTTGTTTTCGCATCTTTCCAGTGGATAAGCTCTTGAGCGGTGATGGTGGTGGGGGGATATTCGACGACCCTCCGGCCATCACCGACAGCGTCATGATGCCCCCAGTCCACGGAGTCGACGACGATGACGATTACGACCAACTTTCACGTAAGCGACTTAATTATCGCAGCTCTTCTCCGTATGCTGGACGCACGTACGGCGGTGTAGGGTTGAGAACGCGGACAGTACAAGATATTACGTAAGAAACCAAACACAACGATGGTGTGCTATTATAATATTCAATAACAGGGTGATACATAGTTGAGTATTTTTCTCTAACAACGAATCCTGAACTGTTTTATTCTGCTTACACTACAGTAATTTGTCTGAGCTTATATtttctttatctgtttattgttacgtttaatgttgtggaacaggtTATTTGCTGAAATTACTTACTTTACTGTTAGTATAGAAACGATAAAAAGAAAGTGATTcattctagaaaatgaatcactttCTGACCATCCAAGCAAAGGCATAGATTAAAGTTCAGCGGAAAGCCgcaacataaaatgtttttcagaCTGTAATCTTCATTTCGTGATTGGTCACAGCGTcccctaattaaaaaaataataatttatttatcttttctctctcttatccTGCTGTGTGTAATGGTTCCATCAGCGGCCGGAGCTCCGGACAGCCCCGATTCGTGTCCGGTTGAGGCTCTACCCAACACTACAGACCAGACGGAGCAAACCACGTTGGTGCCCAATGAGGAGGAAGCGTTTGCTCTCGAGCCCATCGACATCACCGGTAAAGAAACGAACAAAACAGAAGTGATGTTTTGTTCGGGACGCTGCCACTAGAAcgttgtttaaaaaacaaacaaaaaaatcccccaGAGATACCATTTTCTCTTTCTAAGATAGACGTGGTGTATAAACGACGAGCGGTGGTTTTCTGTCTTTAGTGAAAGAGACCAAGgcgaagagaaagaggaagctGATCGTGGACAGCCTGAAAGAGCTCGACAGCAAGACCATCCGCGCTCAGCTGAGCGATTACTCCGACATCGTGACTACACTGGATCTGGCCCCGCCCACCAAGAAGCTGATGATGTGGAAGGAGACCGGAGGCGTGGAGAAGCTCTTCTCTCTGCCTGCCCAGCCACTCTGGAACAGCAGACTGCTCAAGGTGCGCCTTTGACAGGGGGTTCACTTTACTGCGTAAAAGGTTAAACGCAAGGCTTGTACATCTATGCGGAACTGCCAAGCGGGGAAAGGAAGCGTGCCGCTATAATATCAGCTCCAGAGTGTTCATCTCTGAGACTAGATCGTTAAAATAGTTTTGAAAGATGTCGCTCGGCTGCTTTTCGCTTTCACGTCAATACAATCGACAGTACGCCTGGCTACGTTTTTAAAACGGATTTAATTCACAACAAGGAGAGACGTTCAAAAGCGCTGAAGCATGCTTTCAAATCTATTTTTCAGTAAGTGATACAAATCTGTACAATCTTCCACAGACAAGTTCACAGCAAAATATgcttactttatttattatttatttatttttaacatttcacgTATTGCTTTTTTTATACCCATGCCCCTGTTTGATGGAGCTGTTTAGAAAGACTGAAAGCTCGGGGCTTTCCAATGTTCACTTCAGTCGGAAGTCATTCTGACCAAGTATAAACAGCTCCTATAAAAGCCTGTTCCTAGTGCAGGTTAAAAGGACGCAGGTCTTTTGAATCCAGTGTCTTAGAGTGAACGGTCCAAGCACCACATGCCATTCATGCTCTATTACTCTTTCATTTCCCTacggtttttaaaaatgatatctcaaccccccaccccccccagtGAGCTTTACTGGTTGTCAAATTATTACCCACTTGTGCTTAGCTCCTAGATGGAGagaactttattgatccccaaggggaaatttggTGACTTTCATTGTCAGTTCTAGTCGTGGAAAACCGCAAAATGGACCGAGATGTGATTCTACGCGCTTCACTTTTATAGCCTGTATTTATCTGCTAACGTGCTTGAAACAAATCCTGTTCAGATTAAGTGTTTGTCCATTGAAGGTTTATTAGACGATATCCATTTGTTGGATCATGCACTCCAGGACCTTTcgtaacattttaaaattaaaagccCCCAGAGGCTTAAATCCCGATCCGTCACATGCGAGTGCTGTGTTTAGAGGTACGATGGTGCGAGTTGCtcactggctgtgtgtgtgtgtgtgtgtgtgtgtgtgtgtgtgtgtgtgtgtgtgtgtgcgcgctagATGTTCACACGCTGCCTGACTCCGCTGGTGCCAGACgagatgaggaagaggaggaagggtGGAGAGGCTGACAGCCTGGAGGAGTtcctgaaggagctggagaatCCCGAGGTTCCCCGTGAGGAACAGCTGGGCCACAGGGCCGACATCATCGGTAAGGAGTTTTCCATTAGACGACGCAGTGCAGTATAGTTTTCTGATGATGTCGCATCAAAATCAGCAGCATCTTCATCTCGGGACTGTCAGCTTTACTCAGTTATTCTCCTCAGCTTTTTTAATCAgactgtgtgtcttttttttgttttgtttgtttttttttgtgtctcgAATAGATCAAACCATCGTCGAGGAGCCTAGCATGCTGCAGACCTCGTCTGTGGAGGGCAGCAGAACCGCACTGGACGAGACCCTGATGCCTCCTCCTTCACGGCAGCGCGGAGTCAAACGCAAGTCCCAGGAGCCCGAAGCCGCTCTGCCTGTGAGTCTCGCGCTTGGCTTCTCCTTCGCTACTTTAATTTTGCCATGATTTTGCTCCACGAACGTGACGTGAAACCGTGTTTCTCTCATAGACGATGAGCATACTGGATCAGTCCGTGCCTCCGCCAATGGAGCAGTCGCTGTTGTCCCAGCAGCTGGACATGCCACAGGTTGACCTTCCTCCAGAGGACAGCGCTAACCTGTCCAGACTCGTGCCCGAGCTTGACCTGCTGGGAGAGAAGAGCAAGGACAAGGAGGACAgcgaggaggacgaggaggtgAGCACCGACATCCACCCGCTTAGGGTTTCGTTATAAATTTAGATTATCGCCTTATTCCGTAGAAATGTTGATTGAAATGTTCAGATATGGCTACCCCAGTAGAGATCTTATTTTAGCTGAGAAGAAGAGTGATAATGGACTGTAATGGTTTGCTTCATAAAGGAGGGTGATGGACAAGGTGGAGACCAGGACCAAGAGGAGAGACGGTGGAACAAGAGAACCCAGCAGATGCTGCACGGACTTCAGGTACGGATCTTGCACTGCCTCAGAACGGTTAATCCGGTTCTGGTCGCACCTCGCATCGTAAAAAGGATCATGTTATCATTGAGAAGATTTGAAATAAAGATTGTTCAGCTCATTTaagaacaaaacatttttacactcGATTTAAAGTCATATACCGGTAAAGACGGTGACACGGAATATTTTAACCGAATGATTTGAAGTTTAATTttgattataataattaatatatatatatataatagtggAAAGAAAATCTAAACAtctgccagtcaaaagttttgGGTGACGTATCTGATTGGacggagggaaaaaaatgtacacagaGCACTGAAATAAGCAGAAATCTTATTGTGCTTGTGTTTTTAATGGAAGACTTGTCAATGATGTAGTTCATCTGagcttttgagtctggtttgctaattaaaaattatattcgcttttaaataaaatccaaaagcTTA containing:
- the rad21a gene encoding double-strand-break repair protein rad21 homolog A — encoded protein: MFYAHFVLSKRGPLAKIWLAAHWDKKLTKAHVFECNLESSVESIISPKVKMALRTSGHLLLGVVRIYHRKAKYLLADCNEAFIKIKMAFRPGVVDLPEDNREAAYNAITLPEEFHDFDQPLPDLDDIDVAQQFTLNQSRVEEITMREEVGNISLMNDDHFGDFGIEDREILREETAFEDTAFIHGSSASNLLLEAEPGPAHLPDKSTNLDYDDFGDNNLENSDGGILVDKLLSGDGGGGIFDDPPAITDSVMMPPVHGVDDDDDYDQLSPAGAPDSPDSCPVEALPNTTDQTEQTTLVPNEEEAFALEPIDITVKETKAKRKRKLIVDSLKELDSKTIRAQLSDYSDIVTTLDLAPPTKKLMMWKETGGVEKLFSLPAQPLWNSRLLKMFTRCLTPLVPDEMRKRRKGGEADSLEEFLKELENPEVPREEQLGHRADIIDQTIVEEPSMLQTSSVEGSRTALDETLMPPPSRQRGVKRKSQEPEAALPTMSILDQSVPPPMEQSLLSQQLDMPQVDLPPEDSANLSRLVPELDLLGEKSKDKEDSEEDEEEGDGQGGDQDQEERRWNKRTQQMLHGLQRVVAKTGAQSISLLELCRNNNRKQAAAKFYSFLVLKKQQAVDLSQAEPYSDIVATPGPRFHIV